The Paeniglutamicibacter sulfureus genome includes a region encoding these proteins:
- a CDS encoding DUF5719 family protein, which yields MKNDSRKARREADRVAQAAREAAGLAPGAALPAERDQVPAPVAAAPPAPESADAATPQSATAPAATVQPAKDADAGTDPKTEAASPAPAPERVHRAKTRGRALGLVGSLGVLCLGAAAIAAGSVFPPATAATGTPVALTSLPAGDALASCPATMKLFTGAGSGVDPEFAPASKDARTGVRAAVLSDSAGRIPGTEMLRNDAGVEATIAPRLSAAEAAKATGAGADGTSERKGAPGAVSNYAESLTVHAQPLGGVQSLVSAVRSYSAADGDLAGLAAAGCTAPSAESWLTGAVTTPGSTAVLNLVNPSASVAQVRVDLRGADGMVSAPSLGALAVAPGESKSIILAGYAPNEKALSAKVTSSGGRINATIQQSTLRGLVPGGVDYLGGSATANNTQVIPGVAILDPKLSGELAKPAANSDAAAELVLAATSAEGATVKVRALGRNGEVPIPGGGEVVVASNATARMPLGGLPAGQYTIVVEGDSAVSASVKMVRGTKANEPIDLAWAGAANRLGSENLMVLPPVGRSTLVLNAPEDTATVSVRALGADGKLSATRNIELSGGKTVALAASDFGAGTTALVLSATGAPGYASAVVQDGAFGIAAVPVSDAALGSKGVQVLLRD from the coding sequence GTGAAAAACGATTCCCGCAAGGCACGACGCGAAGCCGATCGCGTAGCCCAGGCCGCCCGCGAAGCCGCGGGACTGGCTCCGGGCGCCGCACTGCCCGCGGAACGGGACCAGGTGCCCGCCCCCGTGGCCGCAGCGCCACCGGCCCCGGAATCCGCCGACGCGGCAACGCCCCAATCGGCGACAGCACCCGCGGCCACCGTTCAGCCCGCCAAGGACGCCGACGCGGGGACGGACCCGAAGACCGAGGCTGCCTCCCCGGCGCCCGCCCCGGAGCGCGTCCACCGCGCCAAGACCCGCGGCAGGGCCTTGGGCCTGGTGGGCTCGCTGGGGGTGCTCTGCCTGGGCGCCGCGGCCATTGCCGCCGGATCGGTGTTTCCTCCCGCCACCGCCGCCACCGGCACCCCGGTCGCCCTGACCTCGCTGCCGGCGGGAGACGCGCTGGCCAGCTGCCCGGCGACGATGAAGCTGTTCACGGGCGCCGGTTCCGGCGTCGACCCGGAATTCGCCCCCGCATCCAAGGACGCCAGGACGGGTGTGCGCGCCGCGGTGCTCTCGGATTCCGCCGGCCGCATCCCGGGCACCGAAATGCTCAGAAACGATGCGGGCGTCGAGGCAACCATCGCCCCGCGGCTGTCGGCAGCCGAGGCAGCGAAGGCCACCGGCGCCGGCGCCGACGGCACCTCCGAGCGCAAGGGCGCACCGGGCGCGGTGAGCAACTACGCCGAGTCCCTCACGGTGCACGCCCAGCCGCTGGGCGGGGTGCAGTCCCTGGTCTCCGCCGTGCGTTCCTACTCCGCCGCCGACGGGGACCTTGCAGGGCTCGCCGCCGCGGGCTGCACGGCCCCGTCGGCCGAATCATGGCTCACCGGCGCGGTGACCACCCCCGGATCCACCGCGGTGCTGAACCTGGTCAACCCCTCGGCCTCCGTCGCCCAGGTGCGCGTTGACCTGCGCGGTGCCGACGGCATGGTCTCCGCACCCAGCCTCGGCGCGCTGGCGGTGGCACCGGGCGAGTCCAAGTCGATCATCCTCGCCGGGTACGCGCCGAACGAGAAGGCCCTCTCGGCCAAGGTCACTTCCTCCGGCGGCCGCATCAACGCCACCATCCAGCAAAGCACGTTGCGCGGGCTGGTCCCGGGCGGCGTCGACTATCTGGGTGGCTCGGCAACGGCCAACAACACCCAGGTGATCCCCGGGGTGGCGATCCTGGACCCGAAGCTTTCCGGCGAGCTGGCCAAGCCTGCGGCCAACTCCGACGCCGCCGCCGAACTGGTGCTTGCAGCGACCTCCGCCGAGGGCGCCACCGTCAAGGTGCGGGCCCTTGGCCGCAACGGCGAGGTCCCGATTCCCGGCGGCGGGGAAGTGGTGGTGGCCTCCAACGCCACCGCACGCATGCCGCTGGGCGGGCTTCCCGCCGGGCAGTACACCATCGTGGTCGAGGGCGACTCTGCGGTGAGCGCGAGCGTGAAAATGGTGCGAGGCACCAAGGCAAACGAACCCATCGACCTGGCCTGGGCCGGTGCCGCCAACCGGCTGGGCAGCGAAAACCTGATGGTGCTTCCGCCAGTGGGCAGGTCCACGCTGGTGCTCAACGCCCCCGAGGACACCGCCACCGTCTCGGTGCGCGCGCTGGGTGCCGACGGCAAGCTCTCGGCAACGCGGAACATCGAGCTGTCCGGCGGCAAGACCGTCGCGCTGGCCGCCAGCGACTTCGGGGCCGGCACCACGGCCCTGGTGCTCTCGGCCACCGGCGCCCCCGGCTACGCCTCCGCGGTGGTCCAGGACGGGGCCTTCGGCATTGCCGCGGTGCCGGTCAGCGACGCAGCACTGGGAAGCAAGGGCGTCCAGGTCCTGCTGCGCGACTAA
- a CDS encoding metallopeptidase family protein: MSGKLSIDLDGRDPSSLHSGSTRRYADRKRNRHGRGRRGPLLLAPLPGSRTRAERFEDLLVESAERLADRWGERVTAIDFRIMMVPAAKVLERARAAGTRVPWATSRSARPGRPERVTLYRRPIEEACGHGAELLPEMVHMAIVEQLADLWAMDPQAIDPGYGSWDAGPDD; this comes from the coding sequence ATGTCCGGAAAACTGTCGATCGATTTGGACGGGCGCGATCCGTCCTCGCTGCACAGCGGGAGTACCCGGAGATACGCCGACCGCAAGCGCAACCGGCACGGACGCGGCCGGCGCGGGCCACTGCTCCTGGCACCGCTGCCCGGGTCGCGCACCCGGGCCGAGCGCTTCGAGGACCTGCTGGTTGAATCGGCCGAGCGTCTGGCCGACCGCTGGGGCGAGCGGGTGACGGCCATCGACTTCCGCATCATGATGGTCCCCGCCGCCAAGGTGCTGGAGCGTGCGCGGGCTGCCGGGACCCGGGTGCCGTGGGCCACGAGCCGTTCGGCGCGGCCCGGCCGCCCCGAACGCGTCACGCTCTACCGCCGCCCCATCGAGGAGGCATGCGGCCACGGCGCCGAGCTGCTTCCGGAGATGGTGCACATGGCGATCGTGGAACAGCTGGCCGACCTGTGGGCCATGGACCCGCAGGCCATTGACCCCGGGTACGGGTCCTGGGATGCCGGCCCGGACGATTAG
- a CDS encoding DUF3499 domain-containing protein, whose translation MGSSRLCSRSACRQPAIATLTYVYADSTAVLGPLATFAEPHCYDLCSLHAQRLTVPLGWEVMRLALPEQGRLGNDDLYALANAVRENEADVALAPAPEVPAPRTSPPAIEPGNAQGMTRRHLRVLREGNLEP comes from the coding sequence GTGGGATCATCCAGACTTTGTTCACGTTCGGCGTGCCGCCAACCGGCCATCGCCACCCTGACCTATGTGTACGCCGACTCGACGGCGGTGCTCGGTCCCTTGGCGACCTTTGCGGAACCGCATTGCTACGACTTGTGCTCGCTCCATGCCCAGCGCCTGACCGTGCCGCTGGGTTGGGAGGTCATGCGCCTGGCCCTGCCCGAGCAGGGACGGCTCGGCAACGACGACCTGTACGCGCTGGCCAATGCGGTGCGGGAAAACGAGGCCGATGTGGCCCTCGCCCCGGCCCCGGAGGTCCCGGCTCCACGCACCTCGCCGCCGGCCATCGAGCCCGGCAACGCCCAGGGCATGACGCGGCGGCACCTGCGGGTGCTGCGCGAAGGGAACCTGGAGCCCTAA
- a CDS encoding Trm112 family protein yields the protein MSNLSAQLSAQLRCPLTGSTLIQHGDTLVSTGTGDNGETYSYDIVEGIPVMLAPEATVIPAKTQG from the coding sequence ATGTCGAATCTCTCAGCCCAACTCTCTGCCCAGCTCCGTTGCCCTCTCACCGGTTCCACCCTCATCCAGCACGGTGACACGCTGGTGTCCACCGGAACCGGGGACAACGGGGAAACCTACAGCTACGACATCGTCGAGGGGATCCCGGTCATGCTGGCCCCCGAGGCCACCGTCATCCCCGCGAAGACCCAAGGCTAG
- the ahcY gene encoding adenosylhomocysteinase, whose protein sequence is MGIDFRVANLSLHEAGRHQIRLAEHEMPGLMSLRAEYATEQPLAGARIAGSLHMTVQTAVLIETLVALGAQVRWASCNIFSTQDEAAAAVVVGTGTPENPAGVPVFAWKNESLEDYWWTAEQVLTWPGAETEPELGPNMILDDGGDATMLVHLGAQYEAAGAVPGPEAATSHEHSIVLDTLRVSLSNDPAKFTRIAARINGVTEETTTGVMRLNQMAAAQTLLFPAINVNDSVTKSKFDNKYGIRHSLPDGLMRATDVLIGGKVVVVCGYGDVGKGAAEAMRGQGARVIVTEIDPICALQAAMDGYQVARLETVLDQGDIFVTTTGGKDIITAGHMQLMKNKAIVGNVGHFDNEIDMAGLAAIPGVQKVEIKAQVHEWTFEAGSTAERSVIVLSEGRLLNLGNATGHPSFVMSNSFANQVIAQIELYSKAGTGEYAKSVYVLPKILDEKVARLHLAALGVELTELSDAQARYLGLDAAGPYKPESYRY, encoded by the coding sequence ATGGGCATCGATTTCCGGGTCGCGAACCTGTCCCTGCACGAGGCCGGACGCCACCAGATCCGCCTGGCCGAGCACGAGATGCCCGGATTGATGTCCCTGCGCGCCGAATACGCGACGGAGCAGCCGCTGGCCGGCGCCCGCATCGCCGGGTCCCTGCACATGACGGTGCAGACAGCGGTTCTCATCGAGACCCTCGTGGCCCTGGGCGCGCAGGTCCGCTGGGCCTCCTGCAACATCTTCTCCACCCAGGACGAGGCCGCGGCCGCCGTGGTCGTGGGCACCGGCACCCCGGAGAACCCCGCCGGCGTCCCGGTGTTCGCCTGGAAGAACGAGTCCCTCGAGGACTACTGGTGGACCGCCGAGCAGGTCCTTACCTGGCCGGGGGCCGAGACCGAGCCGGAGCTCGGACCGAACATGATCCTGGACGACGGCGGCGACGCCACCATGCTGGTGCACCTGGGCGCGCAGTACGAGGCCGCCGGAGCCGTGCCCGGCCCCGAGGCCGCGACAAGCCACGAACACTCCATCGTGCTGGACACCCTGCGCGTCTCCCTGTCCAATGACCCGGCCAAGTTCACCCGCATTGCCGCGAGGATCAACGGCGTCACCGAGGAAACCACCACCGGGGTGATGCGGCTGAACCAGATGGCAGCTGCCCAAACGCTGCTCTTCCCGGCGATCAACGTCAACGATTCGGTGACCAAGTCGAAGTTCGACAACAAATACGGCATCCGCCACTCCCTGCCCGATGGGCTCATGCGCGCCACCGATGTGCTGATCGGCGGCAAGGTGGTCGTCGTTTGCGGCTATGGGGACGTGGGCAAGGGTGCCGCCGAGGCCATGCGCGGCCAGGGCGCCCGGGTGATCGTCACCGAGATCGACCCGATCTGCGCCCTGCAGGCGGCCATGGACGGCTACCAGGTGGCCCGGCTGGAAACCGTGCTGGACCAGGGCGACATCTTCGTCACCACCACCGGCGGCAAGGACATCATCACCGCCGGGCACATGCAGCTGATGAAGAACAAGGCCATCGTGGGCAACGTCGGGCACTTCGACAACGAGATCGACATGGCGGGACTGGCCGCGATCCCGGGCGTCCAAAAGGTCGAGATCAAGGCCCAGGTGCACGAGTGGACCTTCGAGGCCGGTTCCACGGCCGAACGCTCCGTCATCGTGCTCTCCGAGGGCCGGCTGCTGAACCTGGGCAATGCCACCGGCCACCCCTCGTTCGTGATGTCCAATTCCTTCGCCAACCAGGTGATCGCGCAGATCGAGCTGTACTCCAAGGCCGGCACGGGGGAGTACGCCAAGTCCGTCTACGTGCTGCCCAAGATCCTGGACGAGAAGGTCGCGCGCCTTCACCTCGCCGCCCTGGGTGTCGAACTGACGGAGCTTTCGGACGCGCAGGCCCGGTACCTCGGACTTGATGCCGCCGGCCCGTACAAGCCGGAGAGCTACCGCTACTAG
- a CDS encoding TIGR01906 family membrane protein, with amino-acid sequence MAEQDEPQTGKPGKPATAQAVPGAGAKTEAGSGSLSAAAASAAARIEASIVASRTAAAQKAAEAKMPAAQAAKPAATTGAAPAKPAQAPTAAPAAAARPAATPLKPADPAKATPAGAGAQKQAPGKAEEPEEVEDIIAKIPVEPLPETAKVDKSSSPATAGSAASTDNDQTRAMPRPVAPATPQTASAIAEARSRVFGAYTPVPEPTPAARERRAAREAALESKPPLARTLQVLLAIAYPLVLLILAIRLVASPIFLWIAYQRPGFPVDSFGFTTADRLTYGSFGVDFLNNVADNRYLAELRDPNGNPLFLGTEVQHMADVKNVMSFTYLGGTILGVIALIALIYLGKRYAGGIRRGLFAGSVATLVLLAGLTVVAILGWESFFSTFHRIFFADGTWTFNFSDTLIRLYPPQFWIDAAIGIAGLVVITALVTLIATWPTAKRREGSRLRQEKRVFGL; translated from the coding sequence ATGGCTGAGCAGGACGAACCGCAGACCGGCAAGCCGGGAAAGCCGGCGACCGCACAGGCAGTGCCCGGTGCCGGCGCCAAGACCGAGGCCGGATCCGGCTCGTTGAGCGCCGCCGCCGCGTCGGCCGCCGCCCGGATCGAGGCCTCGATTGTCGCCTCGCGGACTGCCGCCGCGCAGAAGGCCGCCGAAGCCAAGATGCCCGCAGCACAGGCAGCGAAGCCCGCAGCAACGACCGGCGCTGCGCCGGCCAAGCCTGCGCAGGCCCCTACCGCCGCACCGGCGGCCGCGGCCAGGCCAGCTGCCACACCCCTGAAGCCGGCCGACCCGGCAAAGGCGACCCCTGCCGGGGCAGGCGCCCAGAAGCAGGCCCCGGGCAAGGCCGAAGAGCCCGAGGAAGTCGAGGACATCATCGCCAAGATCCCGGTGGAACCGCTCCCCGAAACCGCCAAGGTCGACAAGTCGTCGTCACCGGCAACTGCCGGATCCGCAGCATCGACGGACAACGACCAGACCCGCGCCATGCCGCGCCCGGTGGCCCCGGCCACACCGCAAACCGCTTCGGCCATTGCCGAGGCACGCAGCAGGGTCTTCGGCGCCTACACCCCGGTGCCCGAGCCGACCCCTGCGGCCCGCGAACGCCGTGCCGCCCGCGAGGCGGCCCTGGAATCCAAGCCGCCACTGGCCCGCACCCTCCAAGTGTTGCTGGCCATCGCCTACCCCCTGGTGCTGCTGATCCTGGCCATCCGCCTGGTGGCCAGCCCCATCTTCCTGTGGATTGCCTACCAGCGCCCCGGATTCCCCGTCGACAGCTTCGGGTTCACCACCGCCGACAGGCTGACCTACGGCTCCTTCGGCGTGGACTTCCTGAACAACGTCGCCGACAACCGGTACCTGGCCGAACTGCGGGATCCCAACGGCAACCCGCTTTTCCTCGGCACCGAGGTCCAGCACATGGCCGACGTCAAGAACGTCATGTCCTTCACCTATCTGGGCGGGACCATTCTGGGCGTCATCGCGCTCATTGCACTGATCTACCTGGGCAAGCGCTACGCCGGCGGCATCCGCCGCGGGCTCTTTGCCGGATCGGTCGCCACCCTGGTGCTGCTTGCAGGTCTCACCGTCGTGGCGATCCTTGGCTGGGAAAGCTTCTTCAGCACGTTCCACCGGATCTTCTTTGCGGACGGCACCTGGACCTTCAACTTCTCAGACACGCTGATCAGGCTCTACCCGCCGCAATTCTGGATCGACGCAGCCATCGGCATCGCCGGCCTGGTGGTCATCACGGCGCTGGTGACCCTGATCGCCACTTGGCCTACGGCCAAGCGCCGCGAGGGCTCGCGCCTGCGCCAGGAAAAGCGGGTCTTCGGGCTGTAG
- a CDS encoding AMP-dependent synthetase/ligase — translation MREASTPLLQDLPQDFNTTQLLVDRLARGTGAPLFSVKRAGSWTDVSTADFVADVRSLAKMLLAAGIAPGEKIGIMSRTRYEWALAEQAIWFAGAVSVPIYETSSPYQVAWILQDSGARHVFAEDPACARVLAEAAGSVDEEVTVWTFEGPEAPGPTDIPAAGLRELLSEGSASGIGNEQVEAARTSAGLKDIATLVYTSGTTGRPKGCMMTHANFSLIAVNLARHMAPVLGRNDRTLMFLPLAHVLARAVQQVCVHAGSTIAHASSASTLEPDLAAVKPGFLLAVPRVFEKIRTTAAGTALAAGKGQLFAQAESTAIEFSRSADARARGLASRRSPLLLARHALFNKVLYPRLRAVLGGRVRYAICGASALNADLAHFFRGAGVGLLEGYGLTETTAPATVNMARNLRVGSVGLPIPGTTVRIAPDGEVLVKGIGVFAGYHHNAQATADAFDDEGFFRTGDTGALDESGFLGITGRKKDILVTAGGKNVAPGPLEEAIRTSPLVSQVVLVGDNRPFIAALLTLDPEELGPWCRANALPVLSPAEAAVQPKVLAELQDAVDAANAAVSKAEGIRKFVVLDREFTEESGHLTPSLKVKRGSIVSDFQDLIDQLYRR, via the coding sequence ATGCGCGAAGCCAGCACACCACTTCTCCAGGACCTGCCGCAGGACTTCAACACCACCCAATTGCTGGTGGACCGCCTGGCCCGCGGCACCGGCGCACCGCTTTTTAGCGTCAAGCGCGCAGGCTCGTGGACCGACGTGTCCACCGCCGACTTCGTCGCCGACGTCCGCTCGCTGGCCAAGATGCTGCTGGCCGCCGGGATCGCCCCCGGGGAAAAGATCGGGATCATGTCCCGCACGCGCTATGAATGGGCGCTGGCCGAGCAGGCGATCTGGTTTGCCGGTGCTGTGTCCGTTCCCATCTACGAGACCAGTTCCCCGTACCAGGTGGCGTGGATCCTGCAGGACTCCGGCGCCCGGCACGTGTTTGCCGAGGACCCGGCCTGCGCACGAGTGCTCGCGGAGGCCGCCGGATCCGTGGACGAGGAGGTCACCGTGTGGACCTTTGAGGGGCCCGAGGCCCCCGGGCCGACCGACATCCCTGCAGCAGGACTCCGGGAACTGCTGTCGGAGGGGTCCGCCAGCGGGATCGGCAATGAACAGGTCGAGGCCGCCCGGACCTCCGCCGGCCTGAAGGACATCGCCACGCTGGTCTACACTTCCGGCACCACCGGACGGCCCAAGGGTTGCATGATGACCCACGCGAATTTCTCCCTGATTGCCGTGAACCTGGCCCGGCACATGGCCCCGGTGCTGGGCCGGAACGATCGCACCTTGATGTTCCTGCCGCTGGCCCATGTCCTGGCCCGCGCCGTCCAGCAGGTCTGCGTGCACGCAGGATCGACCATCGCGCACGCGTCCTCGGCCTCCACCCTGGAGCCGGATCTGGCGGCCGTGAAACCGGGCTTCCTGCTGGCTGTGCCCAGGGTCTTCGAAAAGATCCGCACCACCGCGGCCGGCACGGCATTGGCCGCGGGCAAGGGCCAGCTTTTCGCCCAGGCGGAGTCGACAGCCATCGAATTTTCCCGGAGCGCCGACGCCCGGGCCCGCGGCCTGGCCTCGCGCCGTTCCCCGCTCCTGCTGGCCCGGCACGCCCTGTTCAACAAGGTGCTCTACCCGCGGCTGCGGGCGGTGCTGGGCGGCAGGGTGCGTTACGCCATTTGCGGCGCCAGCGCCTTGAACGCCGACCTGGCCCATTTCTTCCGCGGCGCCGGCGTGGGATTGCTGGAAGGCTATGGGCTCACCGAGACCACGGCCCCGGCAACCGTAAACATGGCGCGGAACCTCAGGGTGGGGTCCGTGGGCCTGCCCATCCCCGGCACCACCGTCCGCATCGCGCCTGACGGCGAGGTATTGGTCAAGGGAATCGGGGTCTTTGCCGGCTACCACCACAATGCGCAGGCCACGGCCGACGCCTTTGACGACGAGGGATTCTTCAGGACCGGCGACACCGGGGCCCTGGACGAGTCGGGGTTCCTGGGCATCACCGGGCGCAAGAAGGACATCCTGGTGACGGCAGGCGGCAAGAACGTGGCTCCGGGGCCGCTGGAGGAAGCCATCCGAACCTCGCCCCTGGTCTCCCAGGTGGTGTTGGTGGGTGATAACCGTCCGTTCATCGCCGCCCTGCTGACCCTGGATCCCGAAGAACTGGGCCCGTGGTGCCGGGCCAACGCCCTTCCGGTTCTCTCCCCGGCCGAGGCGGCGGTGCAGCCCAAGGTGCTCGCCGAGCTCCAGGACGCCGTGGATGCGGCGAACGCCGCGGTCTCCAAGGCCGAGGGCATCCGGAAGTTCGTGGTCCTGGACCGGGAGTTCACCGAGGAGTCGGGGCACCTGACGCCCTCGCTGAAGGTGAAGCGGGGAAGCATCGTCAGTGACTTCCAGGACCTGATCGACCAGTTGTACAGGCGCTGA
- a CDS encoding dolichyl-phosphate-mannose--protein mannosyltransferase yields the protein MTTASTQRLRRWVLPPAGAFGREALRDRLAGPLHRPGIWGWIVPLAVTALAAVLRFTNLAHPHLLIFDETYYVKDAFTMMQAGYELEWGEEPNDAFIAGHPEPKDSASFVVHPPLGKWLIAAGMWLFGSDNGLGWRFSAALFGTLAVLLCALVAQKMFSSVFLGGVAGLLAAIDGHQLVMSRTGLLDIFLMFFLLAGFFALLLDRFDGRERLARALATADGARPAEGLLTYGPWLWWRPWRLVAGVMFGCAAGVKWSALSFIAVFGLMTVLWDLSARRRAGIRHWIAAGLIRDGVPAFLLIIPTAIVVYLATWTGWLLSSDGRYRQWAAENPSETWGWVPEALRSLGEYHRAAYSFHEGLGSPHGWESSPWSWLFAGRPVLFFYESRGNGEFGCTSSDCVQAITDLPNPIMWWAATLSLLLVLFHWIGARDWRAGAILAGVGAGFLPWFAYPERTMFFFYTLPFAPFLILSLCYVLGRSLPVGGQVPWHRRRLLWGVGIFLALVVVVSAYFLPVWTGEMVTYENWRNHIWMPSWG from the coding sequence GTGACTACAGCTTCCACGCAGAGACTTCGGCGCTGGGTCCTCCCACCGGCCGGCGCCTTCGGGCGCGAAGCCCTGAGGGACCGTTTGGCGGGCCCGTTGCACCGTCCCGGGATCTGGGGCTGGATCGTTCCGCTGGCGGTCACCGCACTCGCGGCGGTGCTGCGCTTCACCAACCTCGCCCATCCGCATCTGCTGATCTTTGACGAGACGTATTACGTCAAGGACGCCTTCACCATGATGCAGGCGGGCTACGAGCTGGAGTGGGGCGAGGAGCCGAACGATGCCTTCATTGCAGGGCACCCGGAGCCCAAGGACTCCGCCTCCTTCGTGGTCCATCCCCCGCTGGGCAAGTGGCTGATCGCCGCGGGGATGTGGCTTTTCGGCAGTGACAACGGGCTGGGCTGGCGCTTTTCCGCCGCGCTCTTTGGCACCCTCGCGGTGCTGCTGTGCGCGCTGGTTGCCCAGAAGATGTTCTCCTCGGTGTTCCTGGGCGGCGTGGCCGGCCTGTTGGCAGCCATCGACGGGCACCAGTTGGTCATGTCCCGCACCGGACTGCTCGATATCTTCCTGATGTTCTTCCTTCTGGCAGGGTTCTTCGCCCTGCTCCTTGACCGCTTCGACGGACGCGAGCGACTGGCCCGCGCCCTGGCCACCGCCGATGGCGCCCGCCCCGCCGAGGGGTTGCTGACCTACGGCCCGTGGTTGTGGTGGCGGCCGTGGCGCTTGGTGGCCGGGGTGATGTTCGGCTGTGCAGCCGGGGTCAAGTGGTCGGCGTTGTCCTTCATTGCCGTCTTCGGACTGATGACGGTGCTCTGGGATCTTTCGGCCCGGCGCCGCGCCGGGATCCGCCACTGGATCGCCGCCGGGCTGATCCGCGACGGGGTCCCGGCGTTCCTGCTCATCATCCCCACGGCCATCGTGGTGTACCTGGCCACCTGGACCGGTTGGCTGCTCTCCTCCGACGGACGCTACCGCCAATGGGCTGCGGAGAATCCCTCGGAGACCTGGGGCTGGGTACCGGAGGCGCTGCGTTCACTGGGCGAATACCACCGGGCGGCCTATTCCTTCCACGAGGGCCTGGGCTCGCCTCACGGCTGGGAGTCCTCGCCCTGGAGCTGGCTCTTTGCCGGACGCCCCGTGCTCTTCTTCTACGAATCGCGCGGCAATGGCGAGTTCGGGTGCACCTCTTCGGATTGCGTCCAGGCGATCACCGACCTGCCCAACCCGATCATGTGGTGGGCGGCGACGCTGAGCCTGTTGCTGGTGCTTTTCCACTGGATCGGTGCCCGCGACTGGCGTGCCGGGGCCATCCTGGCGGGAGTGGGCGCCGGGTTCCTGCCGTGGTTCGCCTATCCGGAGAGGACAATGTTCTTCTTCTATACCCTGCCTTTCGCCCCGTTCCTCATCCTCTCCCTGTGCTACGTGCTGGGCAGGAGCCTGCCCGTCGGGGGCCAGGTGCCGTGGCACCGGCGGCGCCTCTTGTGGGGTGTGGGGATCTTCCTGGCCTTGGTCGTTGTCGTGTCCGCCTACTTCCTCCCGGTGTGGACCGGGGAGATGGTCACCTACGAGAACTGGCGCAACCACATTTGGATGCCCAGCTGGGGATAG
- the rsmI gene encoding 16S rRNA (cytidine(1402)-2'-O)-methyltransferase, which yields METQETPGQIVLAATPIGNLSDASPRLIELMKSADIVAAEDTRRFLHLATGLGVRVPGRLISYHEHNETHRLTELLELVAGGATILVVSDAGMPAVSDPGFKLVEAAVAAGVTVTAVPGPSAVLTALALSGLPTDRFTFEGFLPRKAGERTKRLQDLATEQRTMVFFEAPHRLDAMIRALRDAFGPERKGAIARELTKMYEEVIRGNLDELLVWAEGEVRGEIAVVIAGAPAGEPARATDHVAQVQQLVSEGLRLKEAVAAVAETERVSKRELYAAVLEARA from the coding sequence GTGGAAACTCAAGAAACCCCGGGCCAGATCGTCTTGGCGGCAACCCCCATTGGCAACCTTTCCGACGCGTCCCCCCGCCTGATCGAGCTCATGAAGAGCGCAGACATCGTGGCCGCCGAGGACACCCGGCGTTTCCTGCACCTGGCCACCGGCCTGGGAGTCCGCGTCCCCGGGCGCTTGATCAGCTACCACGAGCACAACGAAACCCACCGGCTGACCGAGCTGCTCGAGCTGGTGGCCGGCGGGGCGACCATCCTGGTGGTCTCCGATGCCGGCATGCCCGCTGTCTCCGACCCCGGGTTCAAGCTGGTCGAGGCAGCCGTGGCCGCCGGCGTCACCGTCACCGCCGTGCCCGGGCCCTCCGCCGTGCTCACCGCGCTGGCCCTGTCAGGGCTTCCCACCGACAGGTTCACCTTCGAGGGCTTCCTGCCCCGCAAGGCCGGTGAGCGGACCAAGCGCCTTCAGGACCTGGCCACCGAGCAACGGACCATGGTCTTCTTCGAGGCTCCGCACCGGCTGGACGCGATGATCCGTGCGCTGCGCGATGCCTTCGGACCCGAGCGCAAGGGGGCCATTGCCCGCGAACTGACCAAGATGTATGAAGAAGTGATCCGCGGAAACCTCGACGAGCTGCTGGTGTGGGCCGAGGGGGAGGTCCGCGGCGAGATCGCCGTGGTCATTGCCGGCGCTCCGGCGGGGGAGCCCGCACGCGCCACCGACCACGTGGCCCAGGTGCAGCAACTTGTCTCGGAGGGCCTGCGTCTGAAGGAAGCGGTGGCTGCGGTCGCCGAGACCGAACGCGTGTCCAAGCGCGAGCTCTACGCAGCGGTGCTCGAAGCCCGCGCCTGA